A region of Streptomyces deccanensis DNA encodes the following proteins:
- a CDS encoding carbohydrate ABC transporter permease, protein MSSETTTKIPEAAAVPPPGATTPQRRFPQGHQRLLTRRDRLTLGLMAGLPTILHVALVWVTALASILLAFTTWDGIGFDSIKWVGLHNFTELFTNNPQFWPAVEHNIVWFVALILIPTPLGLFLAVQLDKNIRFSRVYQTAFFLPVVMSLAVIGFVWQLIYNPDTGLINSLIGANEPGHYIDWIGDPDLNLWAILIAASWRHTGYMMILYLAGLKGVDPSLREASALDGANEWQTFKNVIFPTLRPTNTVVLVVTIIEALRAFDLVFVFNKGAEGTELLSILVTNNIIGESSRIGYGSAIAVVLLVISLAVIIPYLIATFRKERQA, encoded by the coding sequence ATGAGCTCCGAAACGACCACGAAGATCCCGGAGGCGGCAGCGGTGCCGCCTCCGGGCGCCACGACGCCGCAGAGACGGTTTCCGCAAGGCCACCAGCGCCTGTTGACCCGCCGGGACAGGCTGACGCTGGGTCTGATGGCGGGTCTGCCGACGATCCTGCACGTCGCCCTGGTCTGGGTGACGGCCCTGGCGTCGATCCTGCTGGCCTTCACCACCTGGGACGGCATCGGCTTCGACTCCATCAAGTGGGTCGGACTGCACAACTTCACGGAACTGTTCACCAACAACCCGCAGTTCTGGCCCGCCGTCGAGCACAACATCGTCTGGTTCGTGGCGCTCATCCTGATCCCCACACCGCTCGGCCTGTTCCTGGCCGTGCAGCTGGACAAGAACATCCGCTTCAGCCGCGTCTACCAGACGGCGTTCTTCCTGCCCGTCGTGATGTCGCTCGCGGTCATCGGCTTCGTCTGGCAGCTGATCTACAACCCCGACACGGGCCTGATCAACAGCCTCATCGGCGCCAACGAACCCGGCCACTACATCGACTGGATCGGCGACCCCGACCTCAACCTCTGGGCCATCCTGATCGCCGCGTCCTGGCGCCACACCGGCTACATGATGATCCTCTACCTGGCCGGCCTGAAGGGCGTCGACCCCTCCCTGCGCGAGGCCTCCGCCCTGGACGGCGCCAACGAGTGGCAGACGTTCAAGAACGTCATCTTCCCCACCCTGCGCCCCACCAACACCGTCGTCCTGGTCGTGACCATCATCGAGGCCCTGCGCGCCTTCGACCTCGTCTTCGTCTTCAACAAGGGCGCCGAGGGCACCGAGCTGCTCTCCATCCTCGTCACCAACAACATCATCGGAGAGTCCAGCCGGATCGGGTACGGCTCGGCGATCGCCGTCGTGCTCCTGGTGATCTCCCTCGCCGTGATCATCCCGTACCTGATCGCGACCTTCCGGAAGGAGCGGCAAGCGTGA
- a CDS encoding carbohydrate ABC transporter permease, protein MSTTVDTTAATAARKERTPVRPARIVLHVFLVCMALAWLGPLLWALYAAMRPYGETSEKGYVSWPDKLSFDNFTNAFTQSDMTHYFVNTLIIAVPAVLLTLFLSSMVAFYVSRFDFRINLFLLLVFTAGNLLPQQVIITPLYRLYLLIDLPGITMSGKLYDSALGLVLIHVAFQSGFCAFVLSNYMRSLPHELTEAALVDGASVWRLYWQIVLPLCKPAMAALATLLSIWIYNDFFWALVLISTGENMPITSALNNLSGQYFTDPNLVAAGALLTAIPTLIVYFALQRQFVSGLTLGANKG, encoded by the coding sequence GTGAGCACCACCGTCGACACCACCGCCGCGACCGCCGCTCGCAAGGAGCGCACGCCCGTCCGCCCCGCCCGGATCGTCCTGCACGTCTTCCTCGTCTGCATGGCCCTGGCCTGGCTGGGCCCCCTGCTGTGGGCGCTGTACGCGGCCATGCGCCCCTACGGCGAGACATCCGAGAAGGGCTACGTCTCCTGGCCCGACAAACTCAGCTTCGACAACTTCACGAACGCGTTCACCCAGTCGGACATGACGCACTACTTCGTGAACACCCTGATCATCGCCGTCCCGGCGGTGCTGCTGACGCTGTTTTTGTCCTCCATGGTCGCCTTCTACGTCAGCCGCTTCGACTTCCGCATCAACCTCTTCCTGCTGCTGGTCTTCACCGCCGGCAACCTGCTCCCCCAGCAGGTCATCATCACCCCGCTGTACCGGCTCTACCTGCTCATCGACCTGCCCGGCATCACCATGAGCGGCAAGCTGTACGACTCCGCCCTCGGGCTCGTGCTGATCCACGTGGCCTTCCAGTCCGGGTTCTGCGCCTTCGTGCTCAGCAACTACATGCGCTCCCTGCCCCACGAACTGACCGAGGCCGCCCTCGTCGACGGCGCGTCGGTGTGGCGGCTGTACTGGCAGATCGTGCTGCCGCTGTGCAAGCCCGCGATGGCCGCCCTGGCGACGTTGCTGTCCATCTGGATCTACAACGACTTCTTCTGGGCGCTGGTGCTGATCTCCACCGGCGAGAACATGCCGATCACCTCGGCCCTGAACAACCTCTCCGGCCAGTACTTCACCGACCCCAACCTGGTCGCCGCCGGCGCCCTGCTCACCGCCATCC
- a CDS encoding JmjC domain-containing protein, translated as MSTSVAVETEFDWTTFVERYWDRSPVLFRALSPAPFEASEVFRAAVHGSPCAGPEERMPPHAQLTVERVQRDTAGDLLPTAEDGDFDGYDTRLAARLGGLRYALVVNDFHAFDADLWSRERAFYAGLWEAVGLPVTGAITTLFHGTYEHSPVGVHKDRFATFMFGLRGRKRMRFWPRRPWDEAVSTKVDYTGHLPDSFSADVGPGDLLYWPSDYYHVGESATTSPATSVNVGVPRDEHHAGYEMEALIADLDPTRRTGRGSLDTLLHVPEAEVSAPGPGPDGLLSPVLPPAFNDAVRALAAFARPERTGPRVTTVSLRHWTAGGFAPAPPAAAPRALADTDRLRTAPGTRVLWAPDGDAGTLCTANGLHTRTPLGPGAMTAITQSLTGPNPARVSDILSLVPPGTPPGTPREDARTLLEHLESFRALHREP; from the coding sequence GTGAGCACCTCGGTGGCGGTGGAGACGGAGTTCGACTGGACCACGTTCGTGGAGCGGTACTGGGACCGGTCGCCCGTGCTGTTCCGTGCCCTGTCGCCCGCCCCCTTCGAGGCATCGGAGGTGTTTCGGGCGGCTGTGCACGGCAGTCCGTGCGCGGGGCCGGAGGAACGGATGCCGCCGCACGCGCAGTTGACGGTCGAGCGCGTCCAGCGCGACACCGCCGGCGACCTGCTGCCGACCGCCGAGGACGGCGACTTCGACGGATACGACACTCGCCTGGCCGCTCGTCTCGGCGGTCTGCGCTACGCCCTTGTCGTCAACGACTTCCACGCGTTCGACGCCGACCTGTGGTCGCGTGAGCGCGCCTTCTACGCCGGCCTGTGGGAAGCGGTCGGCCTGCCGGTGACCGGCGCCATCACGACCCTGTTCCACGGCACCTACGAGCACAGCCCCGTCGGCGTCCACAAGGACCGCTTCGCCACCTTCATGTTCGGGCTCCGCGGCCGCAAGCGCATGCGGTTCTGGCCGCGCAGGCCGTGGGACGAGGCCGTCTCCACCAAGGTCGACTACACCGGCCACCTGCCCGATTCCTTCTCCGCCGACGTGGGACCGGGCGACCTGCTGTACTGGCCCTCCGACTACTACCACGTCGGTGAGAGCGCCACGACGTCCCCCGCGACCAGCGTCAACGTCGGTGTGCCCCGGGACGAGCACCACGCCGGTTACGAGATGGAGGCCCTGATCGCCGACCTCGACCCGACCCGGCGCACCGGCCGCGGCAGCCTGGACACCCTGCTCCACGTCCCCGAGGCCGAGGTCAGCGCACCGGGCCCCGGTCCGGACGGCCTGCTGTCTCCCGTGCTCCCCCCAGCGTTCAACGACGCGGTGCGGGCGCTCGCCGCCTTCGCCCGGCCCGAGCGGACGGGCCCCCGCGTCACCACCGTCTCCCTGCGCCACTGGACGGCCGGGGGCTTCGCGCCCGCCCCGCCGGCCGCCGCACCACGTGCCCTCGCCGACACCGACCGACTGCGGACCGCGCCCGGCACACGCGTCCTCTGGGCACCGGACGGCGACGCCGGGACGCTCTGCACGGCGAACGGCCTCCACACCCGCACCCCCCTCGGCCCCGGCGCCATGACGGCGATCACCCAGTCACTGACCGGCCCGAACCCCGCGCGGGTGTCCGACATCCTGTCCCTCGTCCCACCCGGCACACCACCCGGCACACCACGCGAAGACGCCCGCACCCTGCTGGAACACCTCGAGAGTTTCCGAGCACTCCACCGAGAGCCCTGA
- a CDS encoding ABC transporter substrate-binding protein, with product MHLSSLGQSLPDTSRRTVLRGLGGAALLGAGIPLLGACGGSSSGASDTKTVTVGSNASDAVPKKGYADVYAAFTKQSGVAVDINTKDHNTFQEQINTYLQGTPDDVFQWFAGYRMQFFAAKGLASPIDDVWKTIGGNFPSAMHDLSKGQDGKYYLVPLTTSPWAVFYRKSVFQQYGYEVPTTWDAYIALCKRMKKDGLVPIAYGDKDAWPAMGSFDQINFRLNGYDFHVELMAGRASWTDAKVRKVFDTWAETLPYHQEGAVGRTWQDAAQTLVAKKAGMYMLGMFVAQQFTDKADLDDLDFFAFPEIDPAYGQDTVEAPTDGIMLSKKPQNRAGSVKLLEFLGTAEAEEIYLKADPSLIAASTKADTSGYSALQKKGYEMISQAKHLTQFMDRDSRPDFTSTVMQPALQKFIRDPKGIDSLLSSIERQKKTIFASS from the coding sequence ATGCACCTTTCATCCCTCGGTCAGTCCCTGCCTGACACCAGCCGCCGCACCGTGCTCCGCGGACTCGGCGGAGCCGCGCTCCTGGGTGCCGGCATCCCCCTGCTGGGCGCCTGCGGGGGCAGTTCCTCGGGGGCGTCGGACACCAAGACCGTCACCGTCGGCTCCAACGCGTCCGACGCCGTCCCGAAGAAGGGTTACGCCGACGTCTACGCCGCCTTCACGAAGCAGTCCGGGGTCGCGGTCGACATCAACACCAAGGACCACAACACCTTCCAGGAGCAGATCAACACCTATCTGCAGGGCACCCCGGACGACGTGTTCCAGTGGTTCGCCGGCTACCGGATGCAGTTCTTCGCGGCCAAGGGGCTCGCCTCCCCCATCGACGACGTGTGGAAGACGATCGGCGGCAACTTCCCGTCGGCCATGCACGACCTGAGCAAGGGTCAGGACGGCAAGTACTACCTGGTGCCCCTCACCACGTCCCCGTGGGCGGTCTTCTACCGCAAGAGTGTCTTCCAGCAGTACGGCTACGAGGTCCCCACCACCTGGGACGCCTACATCGCCCTGTGCAAGCGGATGAAGAAGGACGGTCTCGTCCCGATCGCGTACGGCGACAAGGACGCCTGGCCGGCGATGGGGTCCTTCGACCAGATCAACTTCCGCCTCAACGGCTACGACTTCCACGTCGAGTTGATGGCGGGCAGGGCGTCGTGGACCGACGCCAAGGTCCGCAAGGTCTTCGACACCTGGGCCGAGACCCTCCCCTACCACCAGGAGGGCGCGGTCGGCCGGACCTGGCAGGACGCCGCGCAGACCCTGGTGGCCAAGAAGGCCGGCATGTATATGCTCGGCATGTTCGTGGCCCAGCAGTTCACCGACAAGGCCGACCTGGACGACCTGGACTTCTTCGCCTTCCCGGAGATCGACCCGGCGTACGGGCAGGACACCGTCGAGGCGCCCACCGACGGCATCATGCTCAGCAAGAAGCCCCAGAACCGTGCCGGATCCGTCAAGCTGCTCGAATTCCTGGGTACGGCCGAGGCCGAAGAGATCTACCTGAAGGCCGACCCGAGCCTGATCGCCGCCTCCACCAAGGCCGACACCTCCGGCTACAGCGCCCTGCAGAAAAAGGGCTACGAGATGATCAGCCAGGCGAAGCATCTCACCCAGTTCATGGACCGTGACAGCCGACCGGACTTCACCTCGACGGTGATGCAGCCGGCGCTGCAGAAGTTCATCCGCGACCCCAAGGGCATCGACAGTCTGCTCTCGTCCATCGAGAGGCAGAAGAAGACGATCTTCGCGTCGAGCTGA
- a CDS encoding RICIN domain-containing protein, whose product MSPAQTGARSGAAPRSRRPLSLLSVAFVLLVAAMTMFLPAGRADALARPSQTMYTPPSGAPSPGSLYPRAMRMQHNGSANGTMLATFEQYSSGTPVFPIYRSTDNGNSWSKISEVADTQNGWGMRWQPELFELPTAVGGFPAGTILAAGASVPADRSAIKIDVYASTDRGQTWTFVSNIATGGPAYDQNGNGNTPVWEPFFLHANGKLIVYYSDQRDPDHGQKLVHQVTTDLRDWGPVVDDVAMPTYSQRPGMPSVAKLPNGNYVMTYEYGGSPSGNFAVYYKISADPEDFDSVTGIPLRSTDGVVPTSTPYVTWLPTGGPNGTLVVGAYSTSDLFLNTQNGAANTWTRITSNVANGYSRGLLPLSDGHSLLVLSGGNGGSNLSNPVTYSTIDLGGGISDGATYTVSNVGSNLMLTIAGGSTANGTRATQQTADNATDQQWRFVRQSSGYFKIFNVASGKVLGVESQSTADGARILQWDDNGTLDHEWAVSPHQAGGYSITNRVTGKYLEIPNASTAVGTAAVQWSRTSCACQRWNLTQTALPPLGTGQYVLVNKNSGKYLDIPQGSTATNTAAQQWQNSACFCQLFTFQSAGGGAWNIRNVNSNLNLDIRSGSTTAGAAVVQNTPSTANSQKWTLTDAGNGYHKLKNVGSGFNAGVAQSLTTNGAAVVQWNDLNNDDQLWKIVRIN is encoded by the coding sequence ATGTCCCCTGCGCAGACAGGCGCCAGATCCGGCGCCGCTCCGCGTTCCCGCCGTCCCCTCTCCCTCTTGTCGGTGGCCTTCGTCCTGCTCGTCGCGGCGATGACCATGTTCCTGCCCGCCGGCCGGGCGGACGCCCTGGCCCGTCCCTCGCAGACGATGTACACCCCGCCGTCGGGTGCGCCCTCGCCCGGATCGCTCTACCCGCGGGCGATGCGTATGCAGCACAACGGCTCGGCCAACGGCACGATGCTGGCGACGTTCGAGCAGTACTCCTCCGGCACGCCGGTCTTCCCGATCTACCGCAGCACGGACAACGGAAACTCCTGGTCGAAGATCTCCGAGGTCGCCGACACGCAGAACGGCTGGGGCATGCGCTGGCAGCCCGAGCTGTTCGAACTGCCCACCGCGGTGGGCGGCTTCCCGGCCGGCACCATCCTGGCCGCCGGAGCCTCGGTCCCCGCCGACCGCTCCGCCATCAAGATCGACGTCTACGCCAGCACCGACCGCGGACAGACCTGGACGTTCGTCAGCAACATCGCCACCGGCGGCCCGGCGTACGACCAGAACGGCAACGGCAACACCCCCGTATGGGAGCCCTTCTTCCTCCACGCCAACGGCAAGCTGATCGTCTACTACTCCGACCAGCGCGACCCCGACCACGGCCAGAAGCTCGTGCATCAGGTCACCACGGACCTCCGTGACTGGGGGCCGGTCGTGGACGACGTGGCGATGCCCACCTACAGCCAGCGCCCGGGTATGCCCAGCGTCGCGAAGCTGCCCAACGGCAACTACGTCATGACGTACGAGTACGGCGGCTCGCCCTCGGGCAACTTCGCCGTCTACTACAAGATCTCCGCCGACCCGGAGGACTTCGACTCCGTCACGGGCATTCCCCTGCGGTCGACGGACGGCGTGGTCCCCACCAGCACCCCGTACGTCACGTGGCTGCCCACCGGCGGTCCGAACGGCACGCTCGTCGTCGGCGCGTACAGCACCAGCGACCTGTTCCTCAACACCCAGAACGGCGCCGCGAACACCTGGACACGTATCACCTCCAACGTCGCCAACGGCTACAGCCGCGGCCTGCTGCCCCTGTCCGACGGCCACAGCCTGCTCGTACTCAGCGGCGGCAACGGAGGCAGCAACCTCTCCAACCCCGTCACCTACAGCACCATCGACCTCGGCGGCGGCATCTCGGACGGCGCCACCTACACCGTGTCGAACGTGGGCAGCAACCTCATGCTGACCATCGCGGGGGGTTCGACCGCCAACGGCACGCGCGCCACCCAGCAGACCGCCGACAACGCCACCGACCAGCAGTGGCGCTTCGTGCGGCAGAGCTCCGGCTACTTCAAGATCTTCAACGTCGCCAGCGGCAAGGTCCTCGGTGTGGAGAGCCAGTCCACCGCCGACGGCGCCAGGATCCTGCAGTGGGACGACAACGGCACCCTGGACCACGAGTGGGCCGTCTCCCCGCACCAGGCCGGCGGGTACAGCATCACCAACCGTGTGACCGGCAAGTATTTGGAGATCCCGAACGCCTCCACCGCGGTCGGCACCGCCGCCGTCCAGTGGAGCCGCACCAGCTGCGCCTGCCAGCGCTGGAACCTCACCCAGACCGCTCTGCCCCCGCTGGGCACCGGGCAGTACGTCCTCGTCAACAAGAACAGCGGCAAGTACCTGGACATCCCGCAGGGCTCGACCGCCACCAACACGGCGGCGCAGCAGTGGCAGAACTCGGCCTGTTTCTGCCAGCTGTTCACCTTCCAGTCCGCCGGCGGCGGAGCCTGGAACATCAGGAACGTCAACAGCAACCTGAATCTGGACATCCGTAGCGGCTCCACCACCGCCGGAGCCGCCGTCGTCCAGAACACACCGTCCACCGCCAACTCGCAGAAGTGGACCCTCACCGACGCGGGCAACGGCTACCACAAACTCAAGAACGTGGGCAGCGGCTTCAACGCCGGCGTCGCCCAGTCGCTGACCACCAACGGCGCGGCAGTCGTGCAGTGGAACGACCTGAACAACGACGACCAGCTCTGGAAGATCGTCCGCATCAACTGA
- a CDS encoding type 2 lantipeptide synthetase LanM produces the protein MEAVRAGTAGRLFPPVLRVAEDGLLVHDRFLAGDSDADVLAAALATPRFAPVVGVLDALDAWCRDAAARYCALLAPGLLDVTDGALFGPLVAEAFTACAAGVPYAADEQRAHWTTFLDRFLERASRDVTGPWFDRPALRPPLTGIEAQGGETHNGRGRILRVSLSGGGVVAYKPRPADGELLFLAPEDSVFALLNSLPPVTGPVVLPVLRCTAGTGPDRRDYTWQEWIEPPAQWGPIRSAPGRRLDGTRLGRRQAERLWHRAGSLAAAAFRFGITDLAEGNILSGTRADLPEPLLYPVDLEIFLAPLPRLYDTGLVADTAAGDHHHPGLEDQPRWCTLDGPVAHFAEHPDGGLRLVRRSQPCARTQTRTVVADTLGRTGYGPYLPAFLRGMFDAWTLMCRHHDVIRSFLLRAGRERHVRVLLKPTAAYTEVLADRLTTTAPGSAETLFGPEETAQLDVLDAPYFFRSVAGGPLLRAGSPPVPVSAPAHPDWPPSATVLDERGRDLAGLGVALRDAVEYVYDAVGPEELHGDGVHVRLSDRDSGEVAFDWPQAGRRIVHTWDRDTLRIRAEQLALTRTEPPTPIRTEPPARPTLALDVRRRLLAIDRVDAVLRTRWTDSRFTDGEAEERLRALTGAGIRWLEDVVRRHGWPGRALVGPAAAAAACRLLQHAEGPADFQHECLRLIEQAARDGDLPWRQVAYVTDALRVQEGRPQLYGTKFRMREGKLEPCPIEQPEQVDERRRSLRMEPLARYAGRLHRRYQPHTG, from the coding sequence GTGGAGGCGGTACGGGCGGGCACGGCGGGCCGGCTGTTCCCTCCGGTGCTGCGGGTCGCCGAGGACGGCCTGCTCGTACACGACCGCTTCCTGGCCGGCGACAGCGACGCGGACGTCCTCGCGGCGGCCCTCGCCACTCCCCGATTCGCCCCCGTCGTCGGCGTGTTGGACGCCCTGGACGCCTGGTGTCGGGACGCCGCCGCTCGGTACTGCGCCCTGCTCGCCCCCGGTCTGCTCGACGTGACCGACGGCGCCCTCTTCGGACCGCTCGTGGCCGAGGCGTTCACCGCCTGTGCCGCCGGTGTCCCCTACGCGGCCGACGAGCAGCGCGCCCATTGGACGACGTTCCTGGACCGGTTCCTGGAGCGTGCGAGCCGGGACGTCACCGGGCCCTGGTTCGACCGGCCCGCGCTGCGCCCGCCCTTGACGGGCATCGAGGCCCAGGGCGGAGAGACGCACAACGGCCGGGGCAGGATCCTGCGCGTGAGCCTGAGCGGCGGTGGCGTCGTCGCCTACAAGCCCCGCCCGGCCGACGGCGAACTGCTCTTCCTCGCCCCCGAGGACTCCGTGTTCGCCCTCCTCAACTCCCTGCCCCCTGTGACGGGACCGGTCGTCCTGCCCGTCCTGCGCTGCACGGCGGGCACCGGCCCCGACCGACGGGACTACACCTGGCAGGAGTGGATCGAGCCGCCCGCGCAATGGGGCCCGATCCGCTCGGCACCCGGAAGACGACTCGACGGGACCAGACTGGGCCGGCGCCAGGCGGAACGCCTCTGGCACCGGGCGGGATCCCTCGCCGCCGCGGCGTTCCGCTTCGGCATCACCGACCTGGCAGAGGGCAACATCCTCTCCGGGACGCGTGCCGACCTGCCGGAACCCCTCCTCTACCCGGTCGACCTGGAGATCTTCCTCGCGCCGCTGCCACGCCTCTACGACACCGGGCTCGTCGCCGACACCGCAGCCGGGGACCATCACCACCCAGGGCTGGAGGACCAGCCGCGTTGGTGCACCCTCGACGGTCCGGTCGCCCACTTCGCCGAACACCCCGACGGCGGCCTGCGGTTGGTGCGAAGGAGTCAACCCTGCGCGCGCACCCAGACCCGTACGGTCGTCGCGGACACCCTGGGGCGTACCGGATACGGGCCCTACCTTCCGGCCTTCCTGCGCGGGATGTTCGACGCCTGGACCCTGATGTGCCGTCACCACGACGTCATCCGGTCCTTCCTGCTCCGCGCCGGACGGGAGCGGCACGTCCGTGTCCTGCTCAAGCCGACGGCCGCCTACACCGAGGTGCTCGCCGACCGCCTCACCACAACGGCACCCGGCTCCGCGGAGACGCTTTTCGGCCCGGAGGAGACGGCTCAGCTCGACGTGCTGGACGCCCCCTATTTCTTCCGCTCCGTGGCGGGCGGACCGCTGCTGCGCGCCGGCTCGCCCCCCGTTCCCGTATCGGCGCCCGCGCACCCGGACTGGCCGCCGTCGGCCACCGTCCTCGACGAACGCGGCCGCGACCTGGCGGGCCTCGGCGTGGCCCTGCGGGACGCGGTGGAGTACGTCTACGACGCCGTCGGGCCCGAGGAACTCCACGGGGACGGCGTCCACGTCCGGCTCTCCGACCGGGACAGCGGTGAGGTCGCCTTCGACTGGCCGCAGGCGGGGCGCCGGATCGTCCACACCTGGGATCGCGACACGTTGAGGATCCGCGCGGAACAGTTGGCGCTGACCCGCACGGAACCGCCGACGCCGATCCGCACGGAACCGCCGGCCCGGCCCACCCTCGCGCTCGATGTGCGGCGACGCCTGCTTGCGATCGACCGGGTGGACGCGGTGCTGCGCACCCGCTGGACCGACTCCCGCTTCACCGACGGGGAGGCCGAGGAGAGGCTGCGCGCCCTGACCGGCGCGGGCATCCGCTGGCTGGAGGACGTCGTCCGACGGCACGGCTGGCCGGGCCGGGCCCTCGTCGGCCCCGCCGCCGCGGCCGCGGCCTGCCGGCTCCTCCAGCACGCCGAGGGGCCGGCGGACTTTCAGCACGAGTGCCTCCGGCTCATCGAGCAGGCCGCCCGCGACGGGGATCTGCCCTGGCGTCAGGTGGCGTACGTGACCGACGCGCTGCGGGTCCAGGAGGGCCGGCCGCAGCTGTACGGGACCAAGTTCCGCATGCGGGAAGGGAAGCTGGAGCCGTGCCCCATCGAACAGCCCGAGCAGGTGGACGAACGTCGTCGCAGTCTGAGGATGGAGCCGCTCGCCCGGTACGCCGGCCGGTTGCACCGCCGGTACCAGCCGCACACCGGGTGA
- a CDS encoding LacI family DNA-binding transcriptional regulator, giving the protein MTTGVERGAASSAPRSEDVARLAGVSRKTVSRVLNNEPYVSDESRRRVLAAAEELGYRLNHAARALASGRTRAIGVVALATAGYGTASLLVGIEQAVRDAGYALRVVNTPDGDPHSIAGALESLLEQGVDGIVVSVPIVEGEVPVGVDVPVLFVGAPPAFTAARTLTVGVGAHELARAATEHLLDLGHTTVHHLAGPRRWYATKDRIEGWRAALAARGAHEPPVLNGDWSAASGYAAGLGLASDRSVTAVFAAGDEMAIGLIHGLRESGRRVPEDVSVVGFDGNPVFAYVSPPLTTARQPFEAASSEGIRLLLHAMEQPDTELPPANDPPVELIVRGSTAPPPSP; this is encoded by the coding sequence ATGACGACAGGGGTGGAGCGCGGTGCAGCCTCCTCCGCGCCGCGCAGTGAGGACGTGGCCAGGCTGGCCGGCGTCTCACGCAAGACGGTCTCCCGGGTCCTCAACAACGAGCCGTACGTCTCCGACGAGTCCCGCCGACGTGTCCTGGCGGCCGCCGAGGAACTCGGCTACCGCTTGAACCACGCGGCCAGGGCACTGGCCTCCGGCCGTACCCGGGCCATCGGGGTGGTCGCTCTGGCAACAGCCGGGTACGGAACCGCCTCCCTGCTCGTGGGCATCGAACAGGCCGTACGGGACGCCGGTTACGCGCTGCGCGTCGTCAACACCCCGGACGGCGACCCGCACAGCATCGCGGGCGCGCTGGAGTCACTCCTGGAACAGGGCGTGGACGGCATCGTCGTCTCCGTACCCATCGTCGAGGGTGAGGTCCCGGTCGGCGTCGACGTGCCGGTCCTCTTCGTCGGAGCGCCACCCGCCTTCACCGCCGCCCGAACACTGACCGTCGGCGTGGGGGCCCACGAGCTGGCCCGCGCGGCCACCGAACACCTGCTGGACCTGGGACACACGACCGTCCATCACCTCGCCGGTCCGCGCCGGTGGTACGCCACCAAGGACCGCATCGAGGGATGGCGGGCGGCGCTGGCGGCCCGGGGCGCGCATGAACCACCCGTGCTGAACGGCGACTGGTCGGCGGCCTCCGGGTATGCCGCGGGCCTCGGGCTGGCCTCGGACCGCTCGGTCACCGCGGTGTTCGCCGCGGGCGACGAGATGGCCATCGGGCTGATCCACGGCCTGCGGGAAAGCGGTCGTCGTGTGCCGGAGGACGTCAGTGTCGTCGGCTTCGACGGCAACCCCGTCTTCGCCTACGTCTCCCCGCCGCTGACCACCGCCCGTCAACCCTTCGAGGCGGCGTCGAGCGAGGGAATCCGGCTCCTCCTGCACGCCATGGAGCAGCCCGACACCGAGCTGCCGCCGGCCAACGACCCGCCCGTCGAACTGATCGTGCGCGGTTCCACCGCGCCTCCGCCCTCCCCCTGA
- a CDS encoding LysR family transcriptional regulator, with amino-acid sequence MSPGRGTGGVREPSLHQLRLFLVLAEELHFGRAAARVYVTQPAFSQQIRSLEQRLGVTLVARGGRGTRLTPAGQALAEEARAVVDAMTRLRQTADRHAATARGRLLIGSLGAEAAMPHAHAVLTHLRERHPDLEIEVRNLTFVDMFGALLAGEVDAAFLRGPLPGGIQSLRLATEARVVCLPADDPLAGRETVTLADLADRTVVDMPPEVPRAWWDHLTVNPRPDGTPVRYGPVIRDTEAMVFAVTQKQAIAFLPSAARHLYPRTGVTYVHCPELGVSTAELAWLPDHRDGPTVTALREAAHHVLRQAQRSQGPS; translated from the coding sequence ATGAGCCCTGGTCGCGGCACCGGCGGAGTGCGAGAGCCGAGCCTGCACCAGCTCCGGCTCTTCCTCGTTCTCGCCGAGGAACTCCACTTCGGACGGGCCGCAGCACGCGTCTACGTCACCCAGCCCGCGTTCAGCCAGCAGATCAGGTCGCTGGAACAGCGACTCGGTGTCACGCTCGTCGCGCGCGGCGGGCGTGGAACACGGCTGACCCCGGCCGGCCAGGCCCTCGCCGAGGAGGCGAGGGCGGTGGTCGACGCCATGACCCGATTACGGCAGACCGCCGACCGCCACGCCGCAACGGCGCGGGGGCGTCTGCTGATCGGCAGCCTCGGCGCCGAAGCGGCCATGCCCCACGCGCATGCCGTCCTCACCCACCTCCGCGAGCGGCATCCCGACCTGGAGATCGAGGTCCGCAACCTGACCTTCGTCGACATGTTCGGCGCCCTGCTCGCCGGGGAGGTCGACGCCGCGTTCCTGCGTGGCCCTCTGCCCGGCGGGATCCAGTCCCTGCGTCTGGCCACCGAGGCCCGGGTGGTCTGCCTGCCCGCCGACGACCCCCTCGCAGGCCGGGAGACCGTCACTCTGGCCGACCTCGCCGACCGCACGGTGGTCGACATGCCTCCGGAAGTCCCTCGCGCGTGGTGGGACCACCTCACCGTCAACCCGCGCCCCGACGGCACGCCCGTCCGCTACGGTCCCGTCATCAGGGACACCGAGGCCATGGTCTTCGCCGTCACCCAGAAGCAGGCGATCGCCTTCCTGCCCTCCGCAGCCCGCCACCTCTATCCGCGCACCGGCGTCACCTACGTCCACTGCCCCGAGCTGGGCGTGTCGACGGCCGAACTCGCCTGGCTCCCCGACCATCGCGACGGACCGACCGTGACCGCCCTGCGCGAGGCGGCCCACCACGTCCTTCGGCAGGCGCAGCGCAGCCAGGGGCCCTCCTGA